One segment of Streptomyces sp. NBC_00576 DNA contains the following:
- a CDS encoding RNA polymerase sigma factor SigF — MSADQGSSKVLTLTKSESAPAELHDVPALVVEVEAEAAPAVQALPAAPPATGPIDTRTLSRSLFLRLAALDENSPERAYVRDTLIELNLPLVRYAAARFRSRNEPMEDIVQVGTIGLIKAIDRFDCERGVEFPTFAMPTVVGEIKRFFRDTSWSVRVPRRLQELRLALTKASDELAQKLDRSPTVAELAVVLGVSEEDVVDGLAVGNAYTASSLDSPAPEDDGGEGSLADRLGYEDTALEGVEYRESLKPLLAKLPPRERRIIMLRFFANMTQSQIGEEVGISQMHVSRLLTRTLSTLREGLISD, encoded by the coding sequence ATGTCCGCAGACCAGGGCAGCTCCAAGGTGCTCACGCTCACAAAGAGCGAGTCGGCGCCCGCCGAGCTTCACGACGTCCCGGCCCTCGTAGTGGAGGTCGAGGCAGAGGCAGCCCCGGCCGTCCAGGCCCTCCCGGCCGCTCCTCCGGCCACGGGGCCCATCGACACCCGCACCCTGTCCCGTTCCCTGTTCCTGCGGCTCGCCGCCCTCGACGAGAACAGCCCCGAGCGTGCGTACGTCCGGGACACCCTCATCGAGTTGAACCTCCCCCTCGTCCGGTACGCGGCGGCCCGCTTCCGCTCCCGGAACGAGCCGATGGAGGACATCGTCCAGGTCGGCACCATCGGCCTGATCAAGGCGATCGACCGCTTCGACTGCGAACGCGGCGTCGAGTTCCCGACGTTCGCGATGCCGACGGTCGTGGGCGAGATCAAGCGCTTCTTCCGCGACACGTCGTGGTCGGTGCGCGTACCGCGCCGCCTGCAGGAGCTGCGCCTGGCCCTCACCAAGGCCAGCGACGAACTCGCCCAGAAGCTGGACCGCTCCCCGACCGTCGCCGAACTCGCCGTGGTCCTGGGCGTGTCGGAGGAGGACGTCGTCGACGGCCTCGCGGTCGGCAACGCGTACACGGCCTCGTCCCTGGACTCCCCGGCCCCGGAGGACGACGGCGGCGAGGGCTCCCTGGCCGACCGCCTCGGCTACGAGGACACGGCTCTGGAGGGCGTGGAGTACCGCGAGTCCCTGAAGCCGCTGCTGGCCAAACTCCCGCCGCGCGAGCGCCGGATCATCATGCTGCGCTTCTTCGCCAACATGACGCAGTCGCAGATCGGCGAGGAGGTCGGCATCTCCCAGATGCACGTGTCCCGCCTCCTGACCCGGACCCTGTCCACGCTCCGCGAGGGCCTGATCTCCGACTGA
- a CDS encoding RNA polymerase sigma factor SigF translates to MTDELTDEEVALTVSASTAPPQVAVAQVAVAQVAVAQESTTQEAAPQEPAPQRSRGADTRALTQVLFGQLKVLEPGTPEHNRVRGALIEANLPLVRYAAARFRSRNEPMEDVVQVGTIGLINAIDRFDPDRGVQFPTFAMPTVIGEIKRYFRDNVRTVHVPRRLHELWVQVNGATEDLTTAFGRTPTTAEIAERLRISEDDVLSCIEAGRSYHATSLEAAQEGDGLPGLVDRLGYEDPALDGVEHRDLVRHLLVQLPEREQRILLLRYYSNLTQSQISAELGVSQMHVSRLLARSFARLRSANRVEA, encoded by the coding sequence TTGACGGATGAGTTGACCGATGAAGAGGTGGCGTTGACCGTGTCGGCCAGTACTGCGCCACCCCAGGTAGCCGTTGCCCAGGTAGCCGTTGCCCAGGTAGCCGTTGCCCAGGAATCCACCACCCAAGAAGCCGCACCCCAGGAACCTGCCCCCCAGCGGAGCAGGGGCGCGGACACCCGGGCACTCACCCAGGTGCTCTTCGGCCAGCTCAAGGTGCTGGAGCCGGGTACGCCGGAGCACAACCGCGTGCGGGGGGCGCTCATCGAGGCCAACCTCCCGCTCGTGCGCTACGCGGCCGCCCGCTTCCGCTCCCGCAACGAGCCGATGGAGGACGTCGTCCAGGTCGGCACCATCGGCCTGATCAACGCCATCGACCGGTTCGACCCGGACCGGGGCGTGCAGTTCCCGACGTTCGCGATGCCGACCGTCATCGGCGAGATCAAGCGGTACTTCCGGGACAACGTCCGCACGGTCCACGTACCGCGCCGGCTGCACGAGTTGTGGGTGCAGGTCAACGGGGCGACCGAGGACCTGACGACGGCGTTCGGGCGTACCCCGACGACTGCCGAGATCGCCGAGCGGCTGCGCATCAGCGAAGACGACGTGCTCTCCTGCATCGAGGCCGGCCGCTCGTACCACGCGACCTCCCTGGAGGCCGCCCAGGAGGGCGACGGCCTGCCCGGCCTGGTCGACCGCCTCGGCTACGAGGACCCCGCGCTGGACGGCGTGGAGCACCGCGACCTGGTCCGCCACCTCCTGGTCCAACTCCCGGAACGCGAGCAGCGCATCCTGTTGCTGCGTTACTACAGCAATCTCACCCAGTCGCAGATCAGCGCGGAACTCGGCGTCTCCCAGATGCACGTGTCCCGGCTACTGGCCCGTAGCTTCGCGCGGCTGCGCTCGGCGAACCGCGTCGAGGCGTAG
- a CDS encoding Dabb family protein, whose translation MIRHLVLFKLNEGVQRDEPRVVAGVEGFRALPGQIDELRFWECAWNITDRPIAYDFAINSAVDDTDALKQYLEHPAHQAAAAPWREFATWVIADYEF comes from the coding sequence GTGATCCGCCATCTGGTCCTCTTCAAGCTCAACGAGGGCGTCCAGCGCGACGAACCGCGGGTCGTGGCCGGCGTGGAGGGCTTCCGTGCCCTGCCCGGCCAGATCGACGAACTCCGCTTCTGGGAGTGCGCCTGGAACATCACCGACCGCCCCATCGCCTACGACTTCGCGATCAACTCGGCGGTCGACGACACGGACGCTCTGAAGCAATACCTGGAACACCCGGCCCATCAGGCCGCTGCCGCACCGTGGCGCGAGTTCGCCACGTGGGTGATCGCCGACTACGAATTCTGA
- the tadA gene encoding tRNA adenosine(34) deaminase TadA, whose product MRLALAEAGRAVPGGDVPVGAVVLAADGTTVLATGHNEREATGDPTAHAEVLAIRRAAKDLGEWRLSGCTLVVTLEPCTMCAGALVQSRVDRVVYGARDEKAGAAGSLWDVVRDRRLNHRPEVIAGVLADDCARILTDFFRHDR is encoded by the coding sequence ATGCGGCTCGCCCTGGCCGAGGCCGGGCGGGCCGTCCCTGGCGGTGACGTGCCCGTCGGTGCCGTCGTGCTGGCCGCCGACGGTACGACGGTGCTCGCGACCGGGCACAACGAGCGCGAGGCGACGGGCGATCCGACCGCGCACGCCGAGGTCCTCGCGATCCGGCGGGCAGCGAAAGACCTCGGCGAATGGCGGCTGTCCGGCTGCACACTCGTCGTGACGCTGGAGCCCTGCACGATGTGCGCGGGCGCCCTCGTACAGTCGCGGGTCGACCGGGTGGTCTACGGCGCCCGCGACGAGAAGGCGGGCGCGGCCGGCTCCCTCTGGGACGTCGTACGCGACCGCCGCCTCAACCACCGCCCCGAGGTGATCGCCGGCGTCCTCGCGGACGACTGCGCGCGCATCCTCACCGACTTCTTCCGCCACGACCGCTGA
- a CDS encoding tRNA adenosine deaminase-associated protein: MYFAALLARTEDGWEASDTELDDVETLSDLAELAREASPEDDTVLVLIEQEDAWFGVVRIDGEDDPRIYVSDAAAAARSSYGEILLTAELLGRDPDADEPDLDALDLDGTEDGESDSDPDNDADSADDETGAPADAVPHGPVGDPVILDDLGIGEKELRALDADDALGAIAEALGASEVLETVR; encoded by the coding sequence GTGTACTTCGCCGCACTGCTCGCGCGCACCGAAGACGGGTGGGAAGCGAGCGACACAGAGCTCGACGATGTGGAGACCCTGTCGGACCTGGCCGAACTGGCCCGTGAAGCCTCCCCCGAGGACGACACGGTGCTGGTGCTCATCGAACAGGAGGACGCCTGGTTCGGCGTCGTCCGCATCGACGGCGAGGACGACCCCCGTATCTACGTCTCGGACGCCGCCGCCGCTGCCCGTAGTTCGTACGGTGAGATCCTGCTCACGGCCGAGCTGCTCGGCCGAGATCCGGACGCCGACGAGCCGGATCTCGACGCCCTCGACCTCGACGGAACCGAGGACGGTGAGTCGGACTCCGATCCGGACAACGACGCCGACTCCGCCGACGACGAGACCGGCGCCCCCGCCGACGCGGTGCCGCACGGCCCCGTGGGGGACCCGGTGATCCTCGACGACCTCGGCATCGGCGAGAAAGAACTGCGCGCCCTGGACGCCGACGACGCGCTGGGCGCGATCGCCGAGGCCCTGGGCGCGTCGGAGGTCCTGGAGACGGTGCGCTGA
- the upp gene encoding uracil phosphoribosyltransferase, which produces MRLHVVDHPLVAHKLTTLRDQRTDSATFRRLADELVTLLAYEATRDVRTEQVDITTPVASTTGVKLSHPRPLVVPILRAGLGMLDGMVRLLPTAEVGFMGMVRDEETLQASTYATRMPEDLSGRQVYVLDPMLATGGTLVAAIRELIKRGADDVTAVVLLAAPEGVEIMERELADAPVTVVTASIDERLNEHGYIVPGLGDAGDRLYGAAE; this is translated from the coding sequence ATGCGTCTCCACGTCGTCGACCACCCTCTGGTCGCCCACAAGCTCACAACGTTGCGCGACCAGCGCACCGACTCCGCGACCTTCCGCCGTCTCGCCGACGAGCTGGTCACCCTGCTCGCCTACGAGGCCACGCGCGACGTGCGTACCGAACAGGTCGACATCACGACGCCGGTCGCCTCGACCACGGGCGTCAAGCTGTCCCACCCGCGCCCGCTGGTGGTGCCGATCCTGCGGGCCGGCCTCGGCATGCTGGACGGCATGGTCCGGCTGCTGCCGACCGCCGAGGTGGGCTTCATGGGCATGGTGCGCGACGAGGAGACGCTCCAGGCGTCGACGTACGCGACCCGCATGCCGGAGGACCTCTCCGGACGCCAGGTGTACGTCCTCGACCCGATGCTCGCCACCGGCGGCACTCTGGTCGCGGCGATCCGGGAGCTGATCAAGCGCGGCGCCGACGATGTGACGGCCGTGGTCCTCCTGGCCGCCCCCGAGGGCGTCGAGATCATGGAACGCGAGCTGGCGGACGCCCCGGTCACGGTCGTGACGGCCTCGATCGACGAGCGCCTGAACGAGCACGGCTACATCGTCCCGGGCCTCGGAGACGCGGGCGACCGGCTGTACGGCGCGGCCGAGTAG
- a CDS encoding LytR C-terminal domain-containing protein has protein sequence MSMLTPPGMGGQYRITGDKYPRMRRPRGRRRLVLGLVASVAALGLIGWGTLQLIDVFTGGGSKATAAGPKADCASKVSPSPTATPAARALPKPGQITVNVLNATPRSGLAKQAADELKKRGFRIGDVGNAPKAYDKKIAGAGMVLGATSAAEAALPVLGTQLAGAQLKTDTRPSATEVDLLIGTTFTALTSKKDADQALAALAGPAPAPSSSPQSC, from the coding sequence ATGAGCATGCTGACTCCCCCCGGAATGGGCGGCCAGTACCGCATTACGGGGGACAAGTACCCGCGGATGCGCCGACCCCGGGGTCGGCGCAGGCTGGTGCTCGGACTCGTGGCCTCGGTCGCCGCCCTGGGCCTGATCGGCTGGGGCACACTGCAGCTCATCGACGTCTTCACCGGCGGCGGCAGCAAGGCCACGGCCGCGGGCCCGAAGGCGGACTGCGCGTCCAAGGTGAGCCCCTCGCCCACGGCGACGCCGGCCGCCAGAGCGCTGCCCAAGCCCGGCCAGATCACCGTCAACGTCCTGAACGCCACGCCGCGCAGCGGCCTCGCCAAGCAGGCCGCGGACGAGCTGAAGAAGCGCGGCTTCCGCATCGGCGACGTCGGCAACGCGCCCAAGGCCTACGACAAGAAGATCGCCGGAGCCGGAATGGTGCTCGGCGCGACGTCGGCCGCCGAGGCCGCCCTGCCCGTGCTCGGCACCCAACTCGCCGGCGCCCAGCTGAAGACCGACACACGGCCGTCGGCCACCGAGGTCGACCTGCTTATCGGCACCACTTTCACGGCCCTGACCAGCAAGAAGGACGCCGACCAGGCCCTGGCCGCGTTGGCCGGTCCGGCGCCGGCGCCCTCCAGCAGCCCGCAGAGCTGCTGA
- a CDS encoding type II toxin-antitoxin system VapB family antitoxin: MIFKRIGNGRPYPDHGRESTRQWADVAPRPVRLDQLVTTKGQLDLETLLAEDSTFYGDLFAHVVKWQGDLYLEDGLHRAVRAALQQRQVLHARVLEMD, encoded by the coding sequence GTGATCTTCAAGCGCATCGGAAACGGCCGGCCGTACCCCGACCACGGCCGGGAAAGCACCCGGCAGTGGGCGGACGTCGCGCCGCGCCCGGTCCGCCTCGATCAGCTCGTGACGACCAAGGGCCAGCTCGACCTGGAAACCCTGCTCGCCGAGGACTCGACGTTCTACGGCGACCTCTTCGCGCATGTCGTGAAGTGGCAGGGCGACCTGTATCTGGAGGACGGTCTGCACCGCGCTGTCCGGGCGGCCCTCCAGCAACGGCAGGTACTGCACGCCCGCGTCCTCGAAATGGACTGA
- a CDS encoding helicase HerA-like domain-containing protein yields the protein MSDSETVPSATAEATPQPLPPATAPDSPPRTPGSAPALPQPALEIAAGYAFTGPALDLGALLWDGTCLPDAQIRIPLPMLNRHGLVAGATGTGKTKTLQLIAEQLSAQGVPVFLADVKGDVSGISAPGTRNDRVGSRAAEVHQKWTATGFPAEFYALGGLGHGIPVRATITSFGPVLLSKVLQLNQTQEQSLGLIFHYADQKGLDLVDLKDLRAVVAFLTSDEGKAELKNIGGLSTATAGVILRSLTAFEAQGMADFFGEPEFDTAELLRTVADGRGVVSLLELPAVQDRPQLFSTFLMWLLADLFHDLPEVGDADKPKLVFFFDEAHLLFNDASKAFLDAITQTVRLIRSKGVGIFFVTQTPRDVPSDVLAQLGNRVQHALRAFTPDDQKALRATVKTFPNSAYDLEELLTGLGTGEAVVTVLSEKGAPTPVAATRLRAPESLMGPVDAAVLDRAVRSSQLYDRYAQAVDRESAYEKLTAARTSGGAGGAKGPDEMKSAKPRESKRESKRESKEDSSVVEQVVGSGVFKSLARSLGTQIGREITRSVFGTARRRR from the coding sequence ATGAGCGACAGCGAGACCGTGCCATCGGCCACCGCGGAGGCCACCCCGCAGCCCTTGCCACCGGCAACCGCGCCCGACTCACCACCCCGTACGCCGGGGAGCGCCCCCGCGCTCCCCCAGCCGGCGCTGGAGATCGCCGCCGGATACGCCTTCACCGGCCCGGCGCTCGATCTGGGCGCCCTTCTGTGGGACGGAACATGCCTCCCGGACGCCCAGATCCGTATTCCCCTCCCCATGCTCAACCGGCACGGTCTGGTCGCGGGGGCCACCGGCACCGGCAAGACCAAGACGCTCCAGCTGATCGCCGAACAGCTCAGCGCCCAAGGTGTGCCCGTTTTCCTGGCCGATGTGAAGGGCGACGTCTCCGGCATCTCGGCGCCGGGCACCAGGAACGACCGGGTCGGGTCCCGCGCCGCCGAGGTGCACCAGAAGTGGACGGCGACCGGCTTCCCCGCCGAGTTCTACGCCCTCGGCGGTCTCGGTCACGGCATCCCGGTGCGGGCCACGATCACCAGTTTCGGCCCGGTGCTGCTGTCCAAGGTGCTCCAGCTCAACCAGACCCAGGAGCAGTCGCTCGGCCTGATCTTCCACTACGCCGACCAGAAGGGGCTCGATCTGGTGGACCTGAAGGACCTGCGGGCCGTCGTCGCGTTCCTCACCTCCGACGAGGGCAAGGCCGAGCTGAAGAACATCGGCGGGCTGTCGACGGCGACGGCCGGGGTGATCCTGCGTTCCCTCACCGCCTTCGAGGCACAGGGCATGGCGGACTTCTTCGGCGAACCGGAGTTCGACACGGCGGAGCTGCTGCGCACGGTGGCGGACGGCCGGGGCGTGGTCTCGCTGCTCGAACTGCCCGCCGTACAAGACCGGCCGCAACTGTTCTCGACCTTCCTGATGTGGCTGCTGGCCGACCTCTTCCACGACCTTCCGGAAGTCGGCGACGCCGACAAACCCAAGCTCGTCTTCTTCTTCGACGAGGCGCATCTGCTCTTCAACGACGCGTCGAAGGCCTTCCTGGACGCGATCACCCAGACCGTCCGCCTCATTCGTTCGAAGGGGGTGGGCATCTTCTTCGTGACGCAGACCCCGCGAGACGTCCCCTCCGATGTGCTCGCCCAGCTCGGCAACCGTGTCCAGCACGCGCTGCGCGCCTTCACCCCGGACGACCAGAAGGCACTCAGGGCCACGGTGAAGACCTTCCCGAACTCGGCCTACGACCTGGAGGAACTGCTCACCGGCCTCGGAACGGGCGAGGCGGTGGTCACCGTCCTGAGCGAGAAGGGTGCCCCGACGCCCGTCGCCGCAACTCGCCTCCGCGCCCCCGAGTCCCTGATGGGCCCGGTCGACGCGGCCGTCCTGGACCGGGCGGTCAGGTCCTCGCAGCTCTACGACCGTTACGCACAGGCTGTGGACAGAGAGTCGGCGTACGAGAAACTGACGGCCGCGCGGACCTCCGGTGGAGCGGGTGGAGCCAAGGGGCCGGACGAGATGAAGTCCGCGAAGCCCAGGGAGTCCAAGAGGGAGTCCAAGCGGGAGTCCAAGGAGGACTCCTCTGTGGTCGAACAGGTGGTGGGCAGCGGCGTGTTCAAGTCCCTGGCCCGTTCCCTGGGAACGCAGATCGGGCGGGAGATCACGCGTTCCGTCTTCGGTACGGCACGGCGGAGGCGGTAG
- a CDS encoding HhH-GPD-type base excision DNA repair protein, producing MDVTLHLAQDSEADALLGRSPLAALTGMLLDQQVPMEWAFKGPATIAQRLGADDLDAHEIASYDPEAFAALLSDKPAVHRYPGSMAKRIQQLCQYLVEHYDGDAEGVWRDAATGQELLKRLTDLPGFGKQKAQIFLALLGKQLGVQPKGWREAAGAYGEPKSFRSVADITGPESLIKVRAHKQEMKAAAKAAKASGK from the coding sequence ATGGACGTCACTCTCCACCTCGCCCAGGACTCCGAAGCCGACGCGCTCCTCGGCCGCAGCCCACTCGCGGCGCTGACCGGAATGCTGCTGGACCAGCAAGTGCCGATGGAGTGGGCGTTCAAAGGACCCGCGACCATCGCCCAGCGCCTCGGCGCCGACGACCTCGACGCGCACGAGATCGCGTCGTACGACCCCGAGGCCTTCGCCGCGCTCCTCTCCGACAAGCCGGCCGTGCACCGCTACCCCGGGTCCATGGCCAAACGCATCCAGCAGCTGTGCCAGTACCTCGTCGAGCACTACGACGGAGACGCCGAGGGAGTCTGGCGGGACGCGGCGACCGGCCAGGAACTGCTGAAGCGCCTCACCGACCTGCCCGGCTTCGGCAAGCAGAAGGCCCAGATCTTCCTGGCGCTCCTCGGAAAGCAGCTCGGCGTCCAGCCCAAGGGCTGGCGCGAGGCGGCCGGCGCGTACGGCGAGCCGAAGTCCTTCCGCTCCGTCGCCGACATCACGGGCCCCGAGTCCCTGATCAAGGTGCGGGCGCACAAGCAGGAGATGAAGGCGGCGGCGAAGGCCGCGAAGGCCTCCGGCAAGTAA
- a CDS encoding cupin domain-containing protein — translation MTPDDLVAHYGLEPIPREGGLFRRTWAGPERADGRPEGSAIVALLTSAPGDFSALHRLPSDEVWHFYLGDPLELLLLAPDGTSRTVVLGPGLLHGQEPQLTVPAGTWMGARVVEGGAWTFFGCTMAPGFTYEGYEHGDADELAARYPAEAARIGELCRP, via the coding sequence GTGACGCCCGACGACCTGGTCGCCCACTACGGCCTGGAGCCGATCCCGCGTGAGGGCGGGCTGTTCCGGCGTACGTGGGCGGGGCCCGAGCGGGCCGACGGGCGGCCGGAGGGCTCGGCGATCGTCGCGCTGCTGACCTCCGCACCCGGCGACTTCTCCGCGCTGCACCGGCTGCCGTCGGACGAGGTCTGGCACTTCTATCTCGGCGATCCGCTGGAACTGCTGCTCCTCGCGCCGGACGGCACCTCCCGGACGGTCGTGCTCGGGCCCGGTCTCCTGCACGGCCAGGAACCCCAGCTCACCGTTCCCGCCGGTACCTGGATGGGTGCGCGGGTCGTCGAGGGCGGCGCGTGGACGTTCTTCGGGTGCACGATGGCGCCCGGGTTCACGTACGAGGGCTACGAGCACGGTGACGCCGACGAGCTGGCCGCGCGTTATCCGGCCGAGGCGGCTCGCATTGGGGAACTGTGTCGCCCATGA
- a CDS encoding SDR family NAD(P)-dependent oxidoreductase, protein MTPSPSMSSAGLLAGQVALVTGAGGGIGRGVALRFAAEGAAVAVHCRTSDEGARAVVARIEESGGRAVVLRGDLTGEDECRRVVREAAEWGGGRLDALVNNAGVQPVQELAGMTVADWRGVVDANVLSVFACTQAAAEVMREQEGRGDGEGESGGGGAGGGGGSVTHVASIEAAHPAPGHAHYSASKAAVVMHARSAALEYGPYGIRVNTVSPGLVDREGLADDWPEGVRRWQQAAPVGRLGRPEDIGDACVFLASRLASWISGHDLVVDGGVSARPTW, encoded by the coding sequence ATGACGCCATCACCATCCATGAGTTCTGCGGGTCTTCTTGCCGGTCAGGTCGCCCTTGTCACCGGCGCCGGCGGCGGGATCGGGCGCGGGGTCGCGTTGCGGTTCGCGGCGGAGGGGGCCGCTGTCGCCGTGCACTGCCGGACGTCGGACGAGGGTGCGCGGGCAGTGGTCGCGCGGATCGAGGAGTCGGGCGGGCGGGCCGTCGTACTGCGGGGCGATCTCACCGGCGAGGACGAGTGCCGGCGGGTGGTGCGGGAGGCCGCCGAGTGGGGCGGCGGGCGGCTCGACGCGCTGGTCAACAACGCGGGTGTGCAGCCGGTCCAGGAGCTGGCCGGGATGACGGTCGCGGACTGGCGGGGTGTCGTCGACGCGAACGTACTCAGCGTCTTCGCCTGCACTCAGGCCGCGGCGGAGGTCATGCGGGAGCAGGAGGGACGGGGGGACGGCGAGGGAGAGAGCGGGGGCGGGGGCGCGGGCGGGGGTGGCGGCAGTGTCACGCACGTCGCGTCCATCGAGGCCGCGCATCCGGCGCCCGGCCACGCCCACTACAGCGCCTCGAAGGCGGCGGTCGTGATGCACGCCCGGTCGGCGGCTCTGGAGTACGGGCCGTACGGCATCCGCGTCAACACCGTCTCGCCCGGGCTCGTCGACCGGGAAGGACTGGCCGACGACTGGCCGGAGGGGGTGCGGCGGTGGCAACAGGCGGCGCCCGTAGGGAGGTTGGGGCGGCCCGAGGACATCGGTGACGCGTGCGTGTTCCTCGCCTCCCGGCTGGCGTCCTGGATCAGCGGGCACGACCTGGTCGTGGACGGAGGGGTGTCCGCCCGGCCCACGTGGTGA
- a CDS encoding copper resistance CopC/CopD family protein, which produces MLLGTMLVLFLFVGGAGTASAHAALRDTDPRDGSVLDSAPRQVTLTFTESVALLDDSFRVFDPDSRRVSTGEAEHVDGRSDAVRVSLPGGLGEGTFTVAWRVVSADSHPISGAFTFSIGEPSATPAAVDTGPTENAATSALYDIVRYLAYAALALLVGTIVFVLLCRPSSTDPLRRLVLTGWWTLLVATVALLLLRGPYEAGTAPGSAFDLSTLERTATSRPGLALLARFALLAATAVLLTVVGRRRQRVDGEPGGDSGNPGSGNPASGSPDRGSPVLLGAGGVLAVGLTLTWAAAEHASAGIQVPVAMASSVLHLLAMSVWLGGLAALLTLLQTVEPLPASTVTRFSRLAFVSVAVLTVTGVYQSWRGLGSWDALTGTSYGRILIAKLCAVALLLVAAGFSRRWTGQLMAPEAAEAGAEAKVVERVPETVGGPATPGGGSDGDAPGDVRPDTPGDVRQDGSSSPVSPGSLSDAYRRRLRRSVLAEVAVGIAVLVITTVLTTTLPGRAAAEAAEAAKDAPVPGVISASSTTIPFDVGTPGGHGKVQITLEPGRVGENTVQAVVFGPDDGFAIVPELRLSFSLPSKEIGPLNAELTDQGGYWGTNTLNLPIAGTWTMKVTVRTSDVDQVSVSRKVKIGR; this is translated from the coding sequence GTGCTGCTGGGCACCATGCTGGTCCTGTTCCTCTTCGTCGGCGGGGCGGGCACCGCGTCCGCGCACGCCGCCCTCCGCGACACCGACCCCCGGGACGGCAGCGTCCTCGACTCCGCGCCCCGACAGGTCACTCTGACCTTCACCGAGTCCGTGGCACTGCTCGACGACTCCTTCCGCGTCTTCGATCCCGACAGCCGGCGGGTGAGCACCGGCGAGGCCGAGCACGTGGACGGGCGTTCCGACGCGGTGCGCGTCAGCCTGCCCGGGGGGCTCGGCGAGGGCACGTTCACCGTGGCCTGGCGGGTCGTCTCGGCGGACAGCCACCCCATCTCGGGCGCCTTCACCTTCTCCATCGGCGAACCCTCCGCGACCCCGGCCGCGGTGGACACCGGCCCCACCGAGAACGCGGCCACCAGCGCTCTCTACGACATCGTCCGCTATCTGGCGTACGCGGCCCTGGCGTTGCTCGTCGGCACCATCGTCTTCGTTCTCCTGTGCCGTCCGTCGAGCACGGACCCTCTGCGCAGGCTGGTCCTGACGGGCTGGTGGACCCTCCTCGTTGCCACCGTCGCCCTGCTCCTGTTGCGCGGCCCCTACGAGGCCGGCACCGCCCCCGGCAGCGCCTTCGACCTGTCGACCCTGGAACGGACCGCGACCAGCAGGCCGGGCCTGGCACTCCTGGCCCGGTTCGCTCTGCTGGCGGCAACGGCCGTACTGCTGACGGTGGTTGGACGCCGACGGCAGCGCGTCGACGGAGAGCCGGGTGGTGACAGCGGGAATCCGGGCAGCGGGAATCCGGCCAGCGGGAGTCCGGACCGTGGGAGTCCGGTCCTCCTCGGCGCAGGCGGCGTGCTCGCCGTTGGTCTCACACTGACGTGGGCCGCCGCCGAACACGCGTCGGCCGGTATCCAGGTGCCGGTGGCGATGGCGTCCTCGGTGCTGCATCTGCTCGCCATGTCCGTCTGGCTGGGTGGCCTCGCGGCCCTGCTCACCCTGCTCCAGACGGTGGAGCCGCTCCCGGCGTCCACCGTCACCCGCTTCTCCCGGCTGGCCTTCGTCTCCGTCGCCGTCCTGACCGTCACCGGCGTCTACCAGTCCTGGCGCGGTCTCGGCTCCTGGGACGCGTTGACCGGTACGTCGTACGGCCGCATCCTGATCGCCAAGCTGTGCGCGGTGGCGCTGCTGCTGGTGGCGGCCGGGTTCTCGCGCCGCTGGACCGGGCAGTTGATGGCGCCGGAGGCAGCGGAGGCGGGGGCGGAGGCCAAGGTCGTGGAGCGGGTGCCGGAGACGGTCGGCGGTCCGGCGACGCCGGGCGGGGGGAGCGACGGCGACGCTCCCGGCGACGTACGCCCGGACACTCCCGGCGACGTACGCCAGGACGGCTCCTCCTCGCCCGTCTCTCCCGGCTCTCTCTCCGACGCCTACCGTCGTCGGCTCCGGCGTTCCGTGCTGGCCGAAGTGGCCGTCGGGATCGCGGTGTTGGTGATCACGACCGTCCTGACGACCACCCTGCCGGGCCGGGCCGCCGCCGAGGCGGCTGAGGCAGCCAAGGACGCGCCCGTGCCCGGAGTGATCAGCGCGTCCTCGACGACGATCCCCTTCGACGTCGGTACGCCGGGCGGACACGGCAAGGTGCAGATCACCCTCGAACCCGGCAGGGTCGGCGAGAACACCGTGCAGGCCGTGGTGTTCGGCCCCGACGACGGCTTCGCGATCGTCCCCGAACTCCGCCTCTCCTTCTCCCTTCCCAGCAAGGAGATCGGCCCGCTCAACGCCGAACTCACCGATCAGGGCGGCTACTGGGGCACCAACACCCTCAACCTGCCGATCGCCGGCACCTGGACCATGAAGGTCACGGTCCGGACTTCGGACGTGGATCAGGTGAGTGTGTCGCGGAAGGTGAAGATCGGTCGCTGA